One genomic window of Longimicrobiaceae bacterium includes the following:
- a CDS encoding carboxypeptidase regulatory-like domain-containing protein → MGPIPRFAATLLLLPVLLPLALHVGATRSAAQDARGATVTGQVRDVGTSEPLYGAIVALPDHRLRAVTDSAGRFTLRGVPAGEQRWEIRRLGYARWEESTAVQDGADLVIGLLPSPLALEEVRATESRLETRRRKSSASVKVVSRDEILSSTGPTALELVSTRALAARTVCPGMAGTGSVGGLSAAGNLCVINRGRVVPVMICIDEERANTDALTAYTPQEIHTIETYQGGIGTSRTGVEVRVYTNWFVASGRPLKPRIVSC, encoded by the coding sequence ATGGGCCCGATTCCGCGATTCGCCGCCACCCTCCTGCTGCTCCCCGTCCTTCTCCCGCTCGCCCTGCACGTCGGCGCCACCCGCTCCGCGGCGCAGGACGCGCGGGGCGCCACCGTCACCGGCCAGGTGCGCGACGTGGGCACCAGCGAGCCCCTCTACGGGGCGATCGTGGCGCTTCCGGACCACAGGCTGCGCGCGGTGACCGACTCGGCCGGGCGCTTCACGCTCCGCGGCGTCCCCGCCGGAGAGCAGCGCTGGGAGATCCGCCGCCTCGGCTACGCTCGCTGGGAAGAGAGCACGGCCGTGCAGGATGGGGCCGACCTCGTCATCGGCCTCCTGCCCAGCCCCCTCGCCCTGGAGGAGGTCCGTGCGACGGAGAGCCGTCTCGAGACCCGCCGCCGGAAGTCGAGCGCCAGCGTGAAGGTGGTCAGCCGGGACGAGATCCTCTCCAGCACCGGTCCCACGGCGCTCGAGCTGGTGTCGACGCGTGCGCTCGCCGCCCGGACCGTGTGCCCCGGGATGGCGGGAACGGGGTCGGTGGGCGGCCTGAGCGCGGCAGGCAACCTGTGCGTCATCAACCGCGGGCGCGTGGTCCCGGTGATGATCTGCATCGACGAGGAGAGGGCCAACACCGACGCGCTCACGGCGTACACGCCCCAGGAAATCCACACGATCGAAACGTACCAGGGGGGAATCGGCACCAGTCGGACGGGAGTCGAGGTCCGGGTGTACACCAACTGGTTCGTGGCATCCGGACGGCCGCTCAAGCCGCGGATCGTCAGCTGCTGA